Proteins encoded within one genomic window of Formosa agariphila KMM 3901:
- a CDS encoding aminotransferase-like domain-containing protein translates to MNSPVETLFKKLLEFDKSKTKPVYIQVSEQIVNLIQRGYLLKGSVLPGTRALSQLLNIHRNTAVAIYDELASQGWVEIIPNKGTFVLLPEQKTAKIKASAHSFNKAYSYSETTGFPFHNAMHLASTSQVTKSEYVINDGKPDLRLHPTFQFARWYSAAMKRKPLIKKWNRTRTGSYSEFETQLSNYLNATRGFRIKPKNLISTRSTEMSLYIVSQLLIKQNDIVLVGRLSNYASNMIFQQAGAIIKTIPVDEDGLDVDYIKTHFVKGSIRCIYICAQRDYPTTITLSAQRRLKLLQLAKQYKFAIIEDDFDYDFQFEGSAMLPLASSDANGLVIYLGKMGQSLFPSFQTGFVVAPENLISETKNYLQLLDQQGDLIQEQMLSELISEGEINRLIKKNILIYKRRRDCLIHHLSMSFKKSIQYEIPSGGLAIWLQFKPEISLAKFAEVSEKNNVFIPKTMLYQDKNTCAIRFGFGHLDEAEIADVVQALKLSYDTVIS, encoded by the coding sequence ATGAATAGTCCGGTTGAGACCCTTTTTAAAAAGTTGCTTGAATTTGATAAATCGAAAACAAAACCGGTATATATTCAAGTGTCCGAACAAATTGTAAATTTAATACAACGCGGCTATTTATTAAAGGGGTCGGTGTTACCAGGTACACGTGCTTTAAGTCAATTATTAAATATTCATAGAAATACAGCTGTCGCTATTTACGACGAGTTAGCCTCTCAAGGTTGGGTAGAAATTATACCTAACAAAGGTACTTTTGTACTTCTTCCTGAACAGAAAACCGCCAAAATTAAAGCGTCTGCTCATTCTTTTAATAAAGCCTATTCCTATTCTGAAACTACAGGTTTTCCTTTTCATAATGCTATGCATTTAGCGTCTACCTCACAAGTAACCAAATCGGAGTATGTTATAAACGACGGTAAACCCGATTTAAGATTACATCCTACATTTCAGTTTGCGCGATGGTATAGTGCGGCAATGAAGCGTAAACCATTAATAAAAAAATGGAATAGAACAAGAACAGGGTCTTATTCTGAGTTTGAAACCCAACTTAGTAATTACTTGAATGCCACTCGTGGTTTTCGTATAAAACCGAAGAACCTAATCAGTACGCGAAGTACAGAAATGAGTCTGTATATTGTTTCTCAGTTGCTTATTAAGCAAAACGATATTGTCTTGGTTGGTCGTTTAAGTAATTATGCTTCGAATATGATATTTCAACAAGCAGGAGCAATCATTAAAACAATTCCTGTAGATGAAGATGGGCTAGATGTAGACTATATTAAAACGCATTTTGTAAAAGGGAGCATAAGGTGCATTTATATTTGTGCACAACGCGATTATCCTACAACAATTACTTTAAGTGCACAACGTCGTTTAAAATTATTACAGTTAGCAAAGCAATATAAGTTTGCTATTATTGAAGACGATTTCGATTACGATTTTCAATTCGAAGGCTCTGCCATGTTGCCGTTGGCGAGTTCAGATGCAAATGGATTGGTCATTTACCTTGGAAAAATGGGGCAATCTTTGTTTCCTAGTTTTCAAACCGGATTTGTTGTAGCACCAGAAAATTTAATTTCAGAAACAAAAAATTATTTACAGTTGCTCGATCAGCAAGGCGATTTAATTCAAGAGCAAATGTTGTCTGAATTAATTTCTGAAGGGGAGATTAATCGTTTAATAAAAAAGAATATTCTAATTTATAAACGCAGACGTGATTGTTTAATTCATCATCTTTCAATGTCTTTTAAAAAAAGTATTCAATACGAAATTCCTTCAGGCGGATTAGCTATCTGGTTACAGTTTAAACCTGAGATTTCGTTAGCTAAATTTGCTGAAGTTTCCGAAAAGAACAATGTTTTTATCCCGAAAACGATGCTATATCAAGATAAAAATACCTGTGCTATTCGTTTTGGGTTTGGACACCTAGATGAAGCGGAAATTGCAGATGTTGTTCAAGCTTTAAAATTAAGTTACGATACCGTAATTTCTTAA
- a CDS encoding TonB-dependent receptor plug domain-containing protein — MKPIKLITTLSLLTTTSFLFAQEPILEEQLEEVIVTSSRIDLPFSKNSRSINIITSEVIQASAATNVADLLQQVAGVDIRRRGTAGMQSDLYIRGGSFEQTLLLIDGIKVDDAQTGHHTMNMALPIEVIERIEIISGPAARVFGQNAFTGAVNIVTKKYTEDMLTLETQGGSFHTLNAAVTAGVNLEDSNHIVHVSKNTSEGYRHNTDYDNQNYFIKSTFNKNKLPITLLTAFSERDFGANGFYSTPSATEQYEETQTSLVGLSTKIKKDDWIIKPQLYWRRNQDMYLYDRNNPTGYRNLHITNKVGAQVNASYTSNLGITGFGVDAAQVYLASNNLGDRDRFMTTVFLEHRFKFFNDKFDVTPGVAVTYYSDFKWHAFPGVDIGYELNNHFKVYGNIGYTYRIPTYTDLYYSDPTTLGNENLEPEEAVAEELGIKYNKNNFSASIALFNRDSRELIDYVKENEDDLWQATNIAEVNTMGVDVYTNYNFLMGVYSQSINASYTYIDDDLKDLDSNYSKYSINSLKHHFVTRYSSQFLKNLSQAIIYKYAERTSGESYSVVDASVTYTYTAFEFSVIASNIFNTEYTETNLVPMPKGNLLFGLKYSFK; from the coding sequence ATGAAACCAATAAAACTAATTACCACTCTAAGCCTCTTAACAACAACATCATTCTTATTTGCACAAGAGCCTATACTAGAAGAACAATTAGAAGAAGTTATAGTAACTTCAAGTAGAATAGATCTTCCGTTTTCTAAAAACTCTAGATCTATAAACATCATAACATCTGAAGTTATTCAGGCTTCGGCAGCGACCAATGTTGCAGATTTATTACAACAAGTGGCCGGTGTAGATATTCGTAGGCGTGGAACTGCTGGTATGCAGTCTGATTTATATATCCGCGGTGGAAGTTTCGAACAAACCTTACTACTTATTGATGGCATAAAAGTAGATGATGCACAAACGGGGCACCATACCATGAATATGGCGTTACCAATTGAAGTTATTGAGCGCATAGAAATTATTTCGGGACCTGCCGCTCGTGTTTTTGGACAGAATGCTTTTACTGGAGCCGTAAACATTGTCACCAAAAAATACACAGAAGATATGTTAACTTTAGAAACACAAGGAGGTTCTTTTCATACTCTGAATGCTGCAGTGACTGCTGGTGTGAATTTAGAAGATTCTAATCATATTGTACACGTATCTAAAAACACATCTGAAGGCTACAGACATAACACCGATTACGACAATCAGAATTACTTTATTAAAAGCACATTCAATAAAAACAAATTACCAATAACGCTTTTAACAGCTTTTTCTGAACGTGATTTTGGAGCAAATGGTTTTTATTCAACACCTTCTGCAACCGAACAATACGAGGAAACACAAACGAGTTTAGTTGGATTATCTACAAAAATAAAAAAGGATGATTGGATTATAAAACCTCAGCTGTATTGGAGACGAAATCAAGACATGTATTTATACGACCGTAATAATCCTACTGGCTATAGAAACTTACATATTACCAATAAAGTTGGAGCACAAGTTAACGCTTCTTACACCTCTAACTTAGGAATTACAGGTTTTGGAGTAGATGCTGCCCAAGTGTATTTAGCTAGTAATAATTTAGGGGATCGAGATCGTTTCATGACAACAGTATTTTTAGAACATCGATTTAAGTTTTTTAATGATAAATTTGATGTTACTCCTGGAGTTGCTGTTACTTATTATTCAGATTTTAAATGGCACGCCTTTCCAGGTGTCGATATAGGATACGAATTAAATAACCATTTTAAAGTCTATGGAAACATAGGATATACTTATAGAATTCCAACTTATACCGATTTATACTATAGCGATCCAACGACTTTAGGTAATGAAAATTTGGAACCAGAAGAAGCTGTCGCTGAAGAACTTGGAATAAAATACAATAAAAATAATTTTAGTGCTTCTATTGCCCTTTTTAATAGAGATTCTAGAGAGCTAATAGATTATGTAAAAGAAAATGAAGACGACCTTTGGCAAGCCACAAATATTGCAGAAGTTAACACTATGGGTGTCGATGTATACACCAATTACAACTTTTTAATGGGCGTATATTCGCAAAGTATAAATGCATCTTACACCTACATAGACGATGATTTAAAAGATTTAGACTCTAACTATTCAAAATATTCTATCAACTCTTTGAAGCATCATTTTGTAACACGTTACTCCTCTCAATTTTTAAAAAATCTGTCGCAAGCCATTATTTATAAATATGCAGAACGTACTTCTGGAGAAAGCTATTCTGTGGTAGATGCTAGTGTAACGTATACATATACAGCTTTCGAATTTTCAGTGATAGCAAGTAATATTTTTAATACTGAATATACCGAGACAAACCTTGTGCCAATGCCAAAAGGTAACCTACTATTCGGATTAAAATATTCATTTAAATAA
- a CDS encoding cupin-like domain-containing protein, with protein MKLNLQDIPRVKTITKEEFMSQYFRPQKPVVIEHFVDDWPAYSKWNLDYIKSVAGDKTVPLYDDRPVDFKDGFNEPHAKMKMSEYIDLLKREPTKFRIFLWNILKEVPQLQNDFTFPDFGLRLMKGLPMLFFGGTDSYTFMHYDIDLANIFHFHFEGKKEIILFDQKQNKYLYKVPHALITREDIDFNNPDLDKWPALKKAKGYKTELNHGEVLYMPEGYWHYMRYITPGFSMSLRAIARRPKNLGKALYNVFVMRNYDNLMRRIKGQDWIDWKNEEAIKRTSKYNS; from the coding sequence TTGAAACTAAATCTTCAAGATATTCCTCGTGTAAAAACCATTACAAAAGAGGAATTTATGTCCCAATATTTTAGACCACAGAAACCTGTGGTTATCGAACATTTTGTAGACGATTGGCCTGCGTATTCCAAATGGAATTTAGATTACATAAAATCTGTTGCAGGCGACAAGACGGTTCCGCTTTACGACGATCGGCCTGTAGATTTTAAAGATGGTTTTAACGAACCGCACGCTAAAATGAAAATGAGTGAATACATTGATTTACTTAAACGTGAACCAACAAAATTCAGAATTTTTCTTTGGAATATTTTAAAGGAAGTCCCTCAATTACAAAACGATTTTACATTTCCTGATTTTGGCTTACGCCTTATGAAAGGACTCCCGATGTTATTCTTTGGAGGAACAGACTCCTACACTTTTATGCATTACGATATTGACTTGGCCAATATTTTCCATTTTCATTTTGAAGGTAAAAAAGAAATCATTCTGTTCGACCAAAAGCAAAATAAGTATTTATATAAAGTACCCCACGCCTTAATTACTCGAGAAGATATCGATTTTAATAATCCTGATTTAGATAAATGGCCCGCTTTAAAAAAGGCGAAAGGTTATAAAACCGAATTAAATCATGGCGAGGTCTTATACATGCCAGAAGGTTATTGGCATTATATGCGCTACATTACGCCCGGATTTTCAATGAGTCTTCGTGCTATTGCTAGACGTCCTAAAAACCTAGGTAAAGCCCTATACAATGTATTTGTAATGCGTAACTACGACAATCTTATGCGACGCATTAAAGGTCAAGATTGGATTGACTGGAAAAATGAAGAAGCCATTAAGAGAACCTCAAAATATAATTCTTAA
- a CDS encoding DUF6646 family protein, with protein MKNFLFIACLCVVSFANAQAFKGKGDQKFQIGASFQDNGTGITGTYDFGAGENISFGLASTYLLGVNDNLDANFEDRFDLKARFNANLSSVIGINEFDIYPGLNFSLKNFGAHVGARYFFSEGFGIYSEINFPIARYNTDNLSLEEELNNQFVFNIGASFNI; from the coding sequence ATGAAAAATTTTCTATTTATCGCATGCTTATGCGTAGTTTCTTTTGCTAATGCTCAAGCTTTTAAAGGTAAAGGTGACCAAAAATTTCAAATTGGAGCTAGTTTCCAAGATAACGGAACTGGTATAACAGGTACTTACGATTTTGGTGCTGGCGAGAACATTTCGTTTGGTTTAGCGTCTACTTACCTTTTAGGTGTAAACGATAACTTAGATGCTAATTTTGAAGACCGTTTTGACCTTAAAGCACGTTTTAACGCAAACCTTTCTTCGGTTATTGGTATTAATGAATTCGACATTTATCCTGGATTAAATTTTAGCTTAAAGAATTTTGGAGCTCATGTTGGTGCTAGATATTTCTTTTCGGAAGGCTTCGGAATCTATTCTGAAATTAACTTCCCTATAGCGAGATATAATACAGATAATTTATCTTTAGAAGAAGAATTAAACAACCAATTTGTGTTTAACATAGGTGCTTCTTTTAATATATAA
- a CDS encoding regulatory protein RecX, translating into MDTHKTYTVEEAKRALEHYCAYQERCHKEVQEKLRSIRMIPEAIDEVIVHLLNHNFLNEERFAKAYVRGKFKFKNWGRNRLTMELKRRQISRFNIQTGLKELDALDYYGVFDALAERKYNTIQESNKYKKKKKLADYLLYRGWESPMVYEKVNELIK; encoded by the coding sequence ATGGATACCCATAAAACTTATACTGTAGAAGAGGCTAAACGCGCTTTGGAGCATTATTGTGCATACCAAGAGCGTTGCCATAAAGAAGTGCAGGAGAAATTGAGAAGTATACGTATGATTCCCGAGGCCATAGACGAAGTGATTGTACATTTATTAAACCATAATTTTTTAAATGAAGAACGGTTTGCAAAAGCCTATGTTCGTGGAAAATTTAAATTTAAAAATTGGGGAAGAAATCGATTGACAATGGAGTTAAAACGACGTCAAATAAGTAGATTTAATATACAAACGGGGCTAAAAGAGTTAGATGCCTTAGATTACTATGGTGTTTTTGATGCTTTAGCAGAACGAAAATATAATACGATACAAGAGTCTAATAAGTATAAAAAGAAGAAAAAATTAGCCGATTATTTGTTGTATCGCGGATGGGAATCGCCAATGGTTTACGAGAAAGTAAACGAGTTAATTAAATAA
- a CDS encoding choice-of-anchor D domain-containing protein has protein sequence MKFKYTITIVLFLSVIPLGLCQCLSDNFNTSYGNWTASNTYTNTTAGYEGKGVGFNATTDNLVTQVAITSPQSIQFLLARSPSTDNRTLSIEYSTSMTGPWTEAGLITVDQTNETHQLFSIDLNLIGEYYIQIIMSDRDGGSYYLDDVTIYCGGANTPELQLLDEYGNLQNCGFEMDFGSTATNASVEKSFTIKNTGDVNLEVSTSTITSHFTSNIFNFPLIIPPNETLPITVTFQPNTTGVITGELHILNSDTNENDCIISLIGNGFTPAPEIDIERNSGASIPSEATANTGYNTVFAATVVGEATTPKTYYIHNEGELDLIVGEITSSNPSEFQIISNPSNSTIPNQTKIDFFIQFTPLSSGIRSSIITILNNDDNENPYTFEVQGTGKCSSATLLAQPNNGPAGTVVTITASNFGTATTANLNGIPADTHVISDTEIEVTIPEHSSSGNLSIINDLGCQNTTNFNLLTNKTTDCDGDNGYTPTHLFISEITDHPNGSHSYIEIFNGSGETINMEDYSLEIHYNATTVRTIEFESSTLDNQDVFVIAFGATDANYPHSTHGYDLLSNLVGINNNDNIRLLHNGNWIDLWGNISGDSFTISQKGYTYRRKNNIQNTPSTIWNTNDWEAFTTVDYTNIGTYDFSIGTAPTITSQPSHNNANCSLTTQLSTTANEGVLGQKNLSYQWLVNTPESDTWVEVLDDENHIGAQSQTLTITNTTNVNKNQYYCRVLEDSNLCFIATNSNKISVNKSVWTGSAWENDIAPTVQSLTIIDNNYNTLLHGNLTTCGLYIPIENSLIVGANSFAKVTNTLHIEGELLVKDKGSFVQSDDSNIINSGTITVEKETAILNTWDEYTYWSSPVKNETFNNVFSHSKRLFWYKASNFVDIYKEENNNNAQELGQDDVDDDANDWQSIGELEAVKRTDYLAAGVGYAATHSNTNFIEGNTYTYSFSGDFNNGTILTPVERNDVSLLDGNWNLIGNPYPSAIDVSAFFDANVNVRNPEGTLEGVIYLWSHDSPISNTNNGNYLFNYSPSDYAIINGSGAIAAQEGTGTIPDNFIPSCQGFFVKFSNDYPSPSGHVIFNNAMRVTDKNTQFFRPTKSNKIWVNLTSDNGIFNQTLVSYITGANDSYDGVYYDLDLNITKDVHAKLYSRITDTDKKLTIQGKATESITTEEQINLGFYSKITTPTIYSISLDSFEGQFFEENEIYLEDTYLNIYHNLKVSAYTFTSEPGEFNNRFYLKFKAQTLTVEELDISSLVQIIQLNANEWIFKLESNQFKMRQLIIHDILGRQIYKFNAKSNRDIYNLPQLNSGAYVLTASSKNEIIFRKKFIKK, from the coding sequence ATGAAATTTAAATATACTATTACAATAGTATTATTTTTATCGGTAATTCCTCTAGGTTTATGCCAATGTTTATCGGATAATTTTAATACAAGTTACGGAAACTGGACAGCTTCAAACACTTATACAAATACTACGGCCGGTTATGAAGGAAAAGGTGTTGGCTTTAATGCTACTACTGACAACCTCGTAACACAGGTCGCTATAACAAGCCCACAAAGTATACAATTTTTATTGGCTAGATCACCATCTACCGACAATAGAACATTAAGTATTGAATATAGCACGTCCATGACTGGACCTTGGACAGAAGCAGGATTAATTACCGTTGATCAGACCAATGAAACACATCAATTATTCTCTATCGATTTAAATTTAATTGGCGAGTATTATATACAGATTATCATGTCTGACAGAGATGGTGGTTCTTATTATTTAGATGATGTTACAATTTATTGTGGAGGTGCAAATACTCCCGAATTACAACTTTTAGATGAATATGGAAATCTTCAAAATTGTGGTTTCGAAATGGATTTTGGAAGTACTGCCACCAATGCAAGTGTTGAAAAAAGCTTTACAATTAAAAACACAGGCGATGTCAATTTAGAAGTTTCAACATCTACTATTACGTCTCATTTCACAAGTAACATCTTTAATTTTCCTTTAATAATTCCTCCAAACGAAACTTTACCAATAACAGTAACATTTCAACCCAATACCACAGGTGTAATTACTGGAGAACTTCACATATTAAATTCAGATACAAACGAAAATGATTGTATCATCTCACTTATTGGAAACGGATTTACACCAGCACCAGAAATTGATATTGAACGGAATTCAGGAGCTTCCATCCCCTCTGAAGCAACAGCTAATACAGGGTACAACACCGTGTTTGCAGCGACAGTTGTTGGCGAAGCAACAACACCAAAGACTTACTACATTCACAATGAAGGAGAATTAGATTTAATTGTTGGGGAGATTACCTCATCAAACCCTTCAGAGTTTCAAATTATTTCAAATCCAAGTAATTCCACTATTCCTAATCAAACAAAAATTGATTTTTTTATACAGTTTACACCATTGTCCTCAGGTATTCGTAGTTCTATAATTACAATTCTAAATAACGACGATAACGAAAATCCATATACTTTTGAAGTACAAGGCACAGGAAAATGTTCATCGGCGACACTTTTAGCTCAGCCTAACAATGGTCCTGCGGGAACTGTGGTTACTATAACAGCTTCAAATTTTGGAACAGCAACAACAGCAAATCTTAATGGTATTCCAGCTGATACACATGTTATTTCTGACACTGAAATAGAAGTTACCATTCCAGAACACAGTAGTTCGGGAAACCTTTCTATAATTAATGATTTAGGTTGTCAAAACACGACAAACTTCAATCTGCTTACCAACAAAACGACTGATTGTGATGGTGACAACGGTTATACACCAACTCATTTATTTATTAGCGAAATTACAGACCACCCCAATGGATCTCATTCTTATATCGAAATTTTTAACGGCTCTGGAGAAACTATAAACATGGAAGATTATAGTCTGGAAATTCATTACAATGCCACGACTGTAAGAACTATTGAATTTGAATCGTCTACCCTAGACAATCAAGATGTTTTTGTAATTGCTTTTGGCGCAACCGATGCTAACTATCCGCATTCAACTCACGGTTATGACTTACTAAGCAACTTAGTTGGAATAAATAATAATGATAATATTCGGTTATTACACAACGGGAATTGGATTGATTTATGGGGAAATATCTCTGGAGACTCCTTTACTATTTCACAAAAAGGATATACTTACAGACGGAAAAACAACATTCAGAATACACCTAGCACCATATGGAATACAAACGATTGGGAGGCTTTCACAACTGTTGATTACACCAATATTGGAACCTATGATTTTTCGATTGGAACTGCACCAACCATTACATCTCAACCCAGTCACAACAATGCCAATTGCAGTTTAACAACTCAACTTTCAACAACTGCAAATGAAGGTGTTTTAGGACAGAAAAACTTAAGCTATCAGTGGTTAGTGAACACTCCAGAAAGCGATACTTGGGTAGAAGTTTTAGACGATGAAAATCACATTGGCGCACAATCTCAAACCCTTACAATAACGAATACTACCAATGTTAATAAAAACCAATATTACTGTAGAGTATTAGAAGATTCTAACCTCTGCTTTATAGCTACAAATAGTAATAAAATTTCTGTAAACAAAAGTGTATGGACAGGTTCAGCATGGGAAAATGATATTGCTCCTACAGTACAATCTCTTACCATTATAGATAATAATTACAATACCTTATTGCATGGTAACCTTACTACTTGTGGCTTGTATATCCCTATAGAAAACAGTTTAATTGTTGGTGCTAATTCGTTTGCAAAAGTAACAAATACATTACATATTGAAGGAGAGTTATTAGTGAAAGACAAAGGAAGTTTTGTTCAGTCTGATGATTCAAATATTATAAATTCGGGAACCATTACAGTTGAAAAAGAGACAGCCATTTTAAACACTTGGGATGAGTACACCTATTGGAGTTCTCCGGTTAAGAATGAAACATTTAATAATGTTTTTAGTCATTCTAAACGTTTATTCTGGTATAAAGCATCTAATTTTGTCGATATCTACAAAGAAGAAAACAATAATAATGCCCAAGAATTAGGTCAAGACGATGTGGACGACGATGCTAACGACTGGCAATCTATTGGCGAACTTGAGGCAGTAAAACGTACAGATTATTTAGCTGCAGGTGTAGGTTATGCAGCGACTCATTCTAACACCAATTTTATTGAAGGAAACACTTACACCTATTCTTTTTCTGGCGACTTTAATAATGGAACAATTCTTACTCCTGTAGAACGGAATGATGTTTCGTTACTAGATGGCAACTGGAATTTAATAGGAAACCCCTATCCTTCTGCAATTGATGTTTCAGCATTTTTTGATGCCAATGTAAATGTTAGAAATCCTGAAGGCACTCTAGAAGGCGTTATCTATTTATGGTCTCACGACTCGCCAATATCGAACACCAATAATGGTAATTATTTATTTAATTATAGTCCGTCTGACTATGCCATTATTAACGGCTCAGGTGCTATAGCCGCACAAGAAGGAACAGGTACAATACCTGATAATTTTATTCCATCGTGTCAGGGTTTCTTTGTAAAATTTTCTAATGATTACCCCTCACCTAGTGGACATGTTATATTTAATAATGCAATGCGTGTTACAGACAAAAACACTCAATTTTTTAGACCAACTAAATCGAATAAAATTTGGGTAAACTTAACCTCAGATAATGGCATTTTTAACCAAACTTTAGTGAGTTACATTACAGGTGCAAATGACAGTTATGATGGCGTTTATTATGATTTAGACCTAAACATCACCAAAGATGTCCATGCAAAATTATACTCCAGAATTACTGATACTGATAAAAAGCTAACCATTCAAGGAAAGGCTACAGAAAGTATAACAACAGAAGAACAAATTAATCTGGGGTTTTATTCTAAAATAACAACCCCTACAATTTACAGCATTAGTTTAGATTCGTTTGAAGGTCAATTTTTCGAAGAAAATGAAATTTATTTAGAAGATACTTATTTAAACATATATCATAATTTAAAAGTATCAGCGTATACGTTTACTTCGGAACCTGGAGAATTTAACAATCGTTTTTACTTGAAATTTAAAGCGCAAACATTAACTGTAGAAGAATTAGACATTTCATCTTTAGTTCAGATTATTCAACTAAATGCAAATGAGTGGATTTTTAAATTAGAATCGAATCAATTTAAAATGAGACAGCTAATAATTCATGATATTTTGGGTCGTCAGATTTACAAATTCAATGCAAAATCGAATCGCGACATCTATAATCTTCCACAATTAAATTCTGGTGCATACGTGCTTACCGCATCAAGTAAAAATGAAATTATTTTTAGAAAAAAGTTTATTAAAAAATAA